The following are encoded in a window of Streptomyces sp. 11x1 genomic DNA:
- the argH gene encoding argininosuccinate lyase, producing the protein MSSNSGDVRLWGARFADGPAEALAKLSASVHFDWRLAPYDIAGSRAHARVLHKAGLLTEDELSRMIAGLDQLEADVVSGDFVGTVADEDVHTALERGLLERLGPDLGGKLRAGRSRNDQVATLFRMYLRDHARTIGGLIADLQDALIGLAEAHPDVAMPGRTHLQHAQPVLFAHHVLAHVQSLSRDAERLRQWDERTAVSPYGSGALAGSSLGLDPEAVAKDLGFEHGSSANSIDGTASRDFVAEFAFITAMIGVNLSRIAEEVIIWNTKEFSFVTLHDAFSTGSSIMPQKKNPDIAELARGKSGRLIGNLTGLMATLKALPLAYNRDLQEDKEPVFDSIDQLEVLLPAFTGMMATLTVHRERMEELAPAGFSLATDVAEWLVKQGVPFRVAHEVAGECVKAAEAENKELNDLTDDQFAKISAHLTPEVRTVLNVPGALASRNGRGGTAPSAVAIQLADIKQNVTAQHAWATAKKG; encoded by the coding sequence GTGAGCAGCAACAGCGGTGACGTACGGCTCTGGGGCGCCCGTTTCGCCGACGGACCCGCCGAGGCCCTGGCGAAGCTGTCCGCCTCCGTCCACTTCGACTGGCGGCTGGCCCCGTACGACATCGCGGGCTCCCGCGCCCACGCGCGCGTGCTGCACAAGGCGGGCCTGCTCACCGAGGACGAGCTGTCCCGGATGATCGCCGGCCTGGACCAGCTCGAAGCGGACGTGGTGTCGGGCGACTTCGTCGGCACTGTCGCCGACGAGGACGTGCACACCGCCCTGGAGCGCGGTCTCCTGGAGCGCCTCGGCCCGGACCTGGGCGGCAAGCTGCGCGCCGGACGCTCCCGGAACGACCAGGTCGCGACCCTCTTCCGGATGTACCTGCGGGACCACGCCCGCACGATCGGCGGTCTGATCGCCGACCTCCAGGACGCCCTGATCGGCCTGGCGGAGGCCCACCCGGACGTGGCCATGCCCGGCCGTACCCACCTCCAGCACGCCCAGCCGGTCCTCTTCGCCCACCACGTCCTCGCGCACGTCCAGTCGCTCTCCCGGGACGCCGAGCGGCTGCGGCAGTGGGACGAGCGCACGGCGGTCTCCCCGTACGGCTCGGGCGCCCTCGCGGGAAGCAGCCTCGGCCTGGACCCCGAGGCGGTCGCCAAGGACCTGGGCTTCGAGCACGGCAGCTCCGCGAACTCCATCGACGGCACCGCGTCCCGCGACTTCGTCGCCGAGTTCGCCTTCATCACCGCGATGATCGGCGTGAACCTCTCCCGGATCGCCGAGGAAGTCATCATCTGGAACACGAAGGAGTTCTCCTTCGTGACCCTCCACGACGCGTTCTCGACGGGCTCGTCGATCATGCCGCAGAAGAAGAACCCGGACATCGCGGAGCTGGCCCGGGGCAAGTCCGGCCGCCTGATCGGCAACCTGACGGGCCTCATGGCCACGCTCAAGGCGCTGCCCCTCGCCTACAACCGCGACCTCCAGGAGGACAAGGAGCCGGTCTTCGACTCGATCGACCAGCTGGAGGTCCTGCTGCCCGCCTTCACCGGCATGATGGCCACCCTCACCGTCCACCGTGAGCGCATGGAGGAGCTGGCCCCGGCCGGCTTCTCCCTGGCCACCGACGTCGCCGAGTGGCTCGTCAAGCAGGGCGTTCCCTTCCGGGTCGCCCACGAGGTCGCCGGTGAGTGCGTCAAGGCCGCCGAGGCCGAGAACAAGGAACTGAACGACCTGACGGACGACCAGTTCGCCAAGATCTCCGCCCACCTCACTCCCGAGGTCCGTACCGTCCTGAACGTCCCGGGCGCCCTGGCCTCCCGCAACGGCCGCGGAGGCACGGCCCCGAGCGCGGTGGCGATCCAACTGGCGGACATCAAGCAGAACGTGACGGCCCAGCACGCGTGGGCAACCGCGAAGAAGGGCTGA
- a CDS encoding glycerophosphodiester phosphodiesterase: MGTQESRQSQDAKGANEQDRTTGRRALLGAAVLGAGGAVLGLPAAARAGEAAPEAKAAGHSGGYRSLPVPTIIAHRGASGYRPEHTLGSYQLALDMGAHVVEQDLVPTKDGHLVCRHENDITGTTDVAAHPEFAGRKTTKVVDGVTYTGWFTEDFTLAELKTLRAKERIPGNRQENTLYDGRWEIPSFEEVLRWAEKEGRKRGRRVWLHVETKHPTYFRKLGLGLEEPLAKLLRRYDRHRKNSPVFLQSFEPSSIQRLNRLVDSPLVVLLSGAATRPWDFVEAGDPRTVADLVKPAGLAWIASFANGIGPTLDLIIPRDSGGNLTTPTTLVADAHAEKLILHPYTLRNENTFLPANFRKGTDPNAYGDSFGALKVYFDTGIDGIFTDNPDTGLLAHADFVGD; this comes from the coding sequence ATGGGGACGCAGGAGTCGCGGCAGTCGCAGGACGCGAAGGGCGCGAACGAACAGGACCGCACAACGGGCCGACGGGCGCTGCTCGGTGCCGCGGTGCTCGGCGCGGGCGGAGCGGTCCTCGGACTGCCGGCCGCGGCGAGAGCCGGCGAGGCGGCACCGGAGGCCAAGGCGGCCGGCCACTCGGGCGGCTACCGGAGCCTGCCGGTGCCGACGATCATCGCGCACCGCGGAGCCAGCGGCTACCGGCCGGAGCACACGCTCGGCTCGTACCAGCTCGCCCTGGACATGGGCGCGCACGTCGTCGAGCAGGACCTGGTGCCCACCAAGGACGGCCATCTCGTATGCCGTCACGAGAACGACATCACCGGGACGACCGATGTCGCCGCGCACCCCGAGTTCGCCGGCCGGAAGACCACCAAGGTCGTCGACGGCGTCACCTACACCGGCTGGTTCACCGAGGACTTCACCCTCGCCGAGCTGAAGACGCTGCGCGCCAAGGAACGCATCCCGGGCAACCGCCAGGAGAACACCCTCTACGACGGCCGCTGGGAGATCCCCTCCTTCGAGGAGGTGCTGCGCTGGGCCGAGAAGGAGGGCAGGAAGCGCGGCAGGCGCGTCTGGCTGCACGTCGAGACCAAGCACCCCACCTACTTCCGCAAGCTCGGTCTCGGTCTGGAGGAGCCGCTCGCCAAGCTGCTGCGCCGGTACGACCGGCACCGGAAGAACTCGCCCGTCTTCCTGCAGTCCTTCGAGCCGAGCAGCATCCAGCGGCTGAACCGGCTGGTCGACAGCCCGCTCGTCGTCCTGCTCTCCGGCGCCGCCACCCGCCCCTGGGACTTCGTCGAGGCCGGTGACCCGCGCACCGTCGCCGACCTGGTCAAGCCGGCCGGACTCGCCTGGATCGCCTCGTTCGCGAACGGCATCGGCCCCACCCTCGACCTGATCATCCCGCGCGACTCGGGCGGCAACCTGACCACGCCGACCACCCTCGTCGCCGACGCGCACGCCGAGAAGCTGATCCTGCACCCCTACACGCTGCGCAACGAGAACACCTTCCTGCCCGCCAACTTCCGCAAGGGCACGGACCCCAACGCCTACGGAGACTCCTTCGGCGCGCTCAAGGTGTACTTCGACACCGGTATCGACGGCATCTTCACCGACAACCCGGACACCGGGCTGCTGGCCCACGCGGACTTCGTCGGCGACTGA
- a CDS encoding aldo/keto reductase, protein MPFARLAAATTPTCHIGFGLAAVARPGYINLGRDADLGETRTVEALRTRTHELLDAAYAQGVRYFDAARSYGLSEKFLADWLRTRPGLDDVVIGSKWGYTYTADWTTDAEKHEVKDHTLATYERQRAETAALLGDRLDLYQIHSVTPDSPALTDKELHAKLAEAAAEGVTIGFSTSGPAQADAIRSALTVTVDGEPLFRTVQSTYNALETSAAPALAEAHDAGLTVIVKEGMANGRLAGPHAPDALKAVAERTGLGCDAVALAVVLRQPWAGVVLSGAATTNQLASNLHAAVVDLDDDQLTRLTDLAEDPRTYWEKRGSLPWH, encoded by the coding sequence ATGCCCTTCGCCCGACTGGCCGCAGCCACCACCCCCACCTGCCACATCGGTTTCGGCCTCGCCGCAGTCGCCCGCCCCGGCTACATCAACCTCGGCCGCGACGCCGACCTCGGAGAGACCCGCACCGTCGAGGCCCTCCGCACCCGCACCCACGAACTTCTCGACGCCGCCTACGCCCAGGGCGTCCGCTACTTCGACGCGGCCCGCTCCTACGGCCTCTCCGAGAAGTTCCTCGCGGACTGGCTCCGCACCCGCCCGGGCCTCGACGACGTGGTCATCGGCAGCAAGTGGGGCTACACCTACACCGCCGACTGGACCACCGACGCCGAGAAGCACGAGGTCAAGGACCACACCCTCGCGACGTACGAGCGCCAGCGCGCCGAGACCGCCGCCCTGCTCGGCGACCGCCTCGACCTCTACCAGATCCACTCGGTGACCCCGGACAGCCCGGCCCTCACCGACAAGGAGCTTCACGCCAAACTGGCGGAGGCCGCCGCCGAGGGCGTCACCATCGGCTTCTCCACCAGCGGCCCGGCACAGGCGGACGCCATCCGCTCCGCCCTCACCGTGACCGTCGACGGCGAACCCCTCTTCCGTACCGTCCAGTCGACGTACAACGCGCTGGAGACCTCCGCCGCCCCCGCCCTCGCCGAGGCGCACGATGCCGGTCTGACCGTGATCGTCAAGGAGGGCATGGCCAACGGCCGACTGGCCGGTCCGCACGCCCCGGACGCCCTCAAGGCCGTCGCCGAGCGGACGGGCCTCGGCTGCGACGCGGTCGCCCTGGCGGTGGTCCTGCGGCAGCCGTGGGCCGGAGTCGTCCTCTCCGGCGCCGCCACCACCAACCAGCTCGCCTCCAATCTCCACGCGGCGGTAGTCGACCTCGACGACGACCAGCTGACCCGCCTCACGGACCTCGCCGAGGACCCGCGGACGTACTGGGAGAAGCGCGGCAGCCTCCCCTGGCACTGA
- a CDS encoding RNA polymerase sigma factor translates to MTHDMLAGLRPLLVAEVSAEAYAAGAEAGDLEQAVWLRLLERLDADGPPEDPESWLRSAVRFEARLSRRTARLERPYAAEPPDEHAPGPEQQALTAARRRALHAAVRRLPGRCPRLLAALLSPKDLTYREIAGELGISQGSLGPERSRCLGCLRRLLTAEVAAREPRG, encoded by the coding sequence ATGACACACGACATGCTTGCCGGCCTCCGCCCGCTGCTGGTCGCGGAGGTCTCGGCGGAGGCGTACGCGGCCGGGGCCGAGGCGGGAGACCTGGAGCAGGCGGTCTGGCTGCGCCTGCTGGAACGGCTCGACGCCGACGGCCCACCCGAGGATCCGGAGAGCTGGCTGCGCAGCGCCGTCCGCTTCGAGGCCCGTCTCAGTCGCCGCACGGCCCGGCTCGAACGGCCCTACGCCGCCGAGCCTCCGGACGAGCACGCGCCGGGCCCCGAGCAGCAGGCGCTGACGGCGGCCCGCCGCCGCGCGCTGCACGCGGCCGTGCGCCGGCTCCCCGGCCGCTGCCCCCGGCTGCTCGCCGCCCTGCTGTCTCCGAAGGACCTCACCTACCGTGAGATCGCGGGCGAGTTGGGTATCTCACAGGGCAGCCTCGGTCCGGAACGTTCCCGATGTCTGGGATGTCTTCGGCGATTGCTCACGGCGGAGGTTGCGGCACGCGAACCACGGGGATAG
- a CDS encoding MFS transporter, translated as MTSTLRPARTVEAEKRPGRWLALAVLVLAVLLVAVDATVLGLATPYISEDLKPSGTQLLWIGDIYSFVIAGLLVSAGSLGDRIGRKKLLLIGATAFGAISVLNAYATTPETMIVARALLGVAGATLMPATLALIRNLFHDPRERSLAIGVWGATASAGTAVGPVVGGFLLEHFWWGSVFLINLPVMAVLVLVGIKLLPESRHPNPGPWDMPSVGLSLVGMIGVVYAVKEAATHGVDGIALAAGLLGLAGLSFFVRRQLTLPHPLLDMRLFRNRGFSGAVLADLLTILGLSGLVFFLSQFLQLVQGRGPLEAGLAELPAAIGAVAAGLVAGAAARRFSVRSVVAGGLAAIGLALALLTLADRATGYPLIGAALLFVGIGAGFSFTVTADVILSSVPKEQAGSASAVSETAYELGAALGIAVLGSIVTGVYRGFPAPAGTPEGAHESLGGAVEAAAAMPSDKAEALLSSARDSFVDGLTIASGAGAAVLLTTAVAAWFMLRNQHLETPA; from the coding sequence ATGACCAGCACCCTGCGGCCGGCCCGCACCGTCGAGGCGGAGAAGAGGCCGGGCCGCTGGCTCGCGCTCGCCGTCCTGGTGCTCGCCGTGCTGCTGGTGGCCGTCGACGCGACCGTCCTCGGTCTCGCGACCCCCTACATCAGCGAGGATCTGAAGCCCTCGGGCACCCAACTCCTGTGGATCGGCGACATCTACTCCTTCGTCATCGCGGGCCTGCTCGTCTCGGCGGGCAGCCTCGGCGACCGCATCGGCCGCAAGAAGCTGCTGCTGATCGGCGCCACGGCGTTCGGCGCGATATCCGTGCTCAACGCCTACGCGACGACGCCCGAGACGATGATCGTCGCGCGGGCGCTGCTCGGAGTCGCGGGCGCGACGCTGATGCCCGCCACCCTCGCCCTGATCCGCAACCTCTTCCACGACCCGCGTGAGCGCAGCCTCGCGATCGGCGTCTGGGGCGCCACGGCCTCCGCCGGTACGGCTGTCGGACCGGTCGTCGGCGGTTTTCTGCTCGAACACTTCTGGTGGGGCTCGGTCTTCCTCATCAACCTGCCCGTGATGGCCGTGCTCGTCCTCGTCGGCATCAAGCTGCTCCCCGAGTCCCGCCACCCGAACCCGGGCCCGTGGGACATGCCCAGCGTCGGCCTGTCGCTGGTCGGCATGATCGGTGTGGTGTACGCGGTGAAGGAGGCCGCCACCCACGGCGTCGACGGCATCGCACTCGCCGCCGGCCTCCTCGGTCTCGCCGGGCTGTCCTTCTTCGTGCGCCGTCAGCTCACACTGCCGCACCCGCTGCTGGACATGCGCCTGTTCCGCAACCGGGGCTTCTCCGGGGCCGTCCTCGCCGACCTGCTGACCATCCTCGGCCTTTCCGGGCTGGTCTTCTTCCTCTCCCAGTTCCTGCAACTGGTCCAGGGCCGGGGCCCGTTGGAGGCGGGTCTCGCCGAGCTTCCGGCGGCGATCGGAGCGGTGGCCGCGGGCCTGGTCGCCGGAGCGGCGGCCCGCCGTTTCTCCGTCCGTTCCGTGGTGGCGGGGGGCCTCGCCGCCATCGGTCTGGCCCTCGCCCTGCTCACCCTGGCCGACCGAGCCACCGGCTACCCGCTGATCGGCGCCGCCCTGCTGTTCGTCGGCATCGGCGCCGGCTTCTCCTTCACCGTCACCGCCGACGTCATCCTCTCCAGCGTCCCCAAGGAGCAGGCGGGCTCGGCCTCGGCGGTCTCCGAGACGGCGTACGAGCTGGGCGCGGCCCTGGGCATCGCGGTCCTGGGCTCGATCGTGACCGGCGTCTACCGCGGCTTCCCGGCGCCCGCGGGTACTCCGGAAGGTGCGCACGAGTCATTGGGCGGCGCGGTCGAGGCGGCGGCGGCAATGCCGTCGGACAAGGCCGAGGCCCTGCTGTCCTCCGCGAGGGACTCCTTCGTGGACGGCCTCACGATCGCGTCGGGCGCGGGCGCGGCGGTCCTCCTGACCACAGCAGTGGCGGCATGGTTCATGCTGCGCAACCAGCACCTGGAGACCCCCGCCTAG
- a CDS encoding helix-turn-helix domain-containing protein, whose amino-acid sequence MAVDREHVLRSAAALLTRKSTATMDEVAKAAGISRATLHRHFAGRDALVRALEALGIEECEAALDAARLDEGPARDAVRRLVREIEPAAGLLAFLYTENQLFEGEGQHEGWARIDDRVAALFKRGQAAGEFRIDLTPAWLTEALYGLLASGAWAVSEGRVAANDFTFMITELLLGGALRHPEQPREES is encoded by the coding sequence ATGGCCGTCGATCGTGAACACGTGCTGCGCAGCGCAGCCGCCCTGCTGACCCGCAAGTCCACCGCGACCATGGACGAGGTGGCCAAGGCCGCCGGGATCAGCCGAGCCACGCTGCACCGCCACTTCGCCGGACGCGACGCGCTCGTACGGGCGCTGGAGGCGCTCGGCATCGAGGAGTGCGAGGCCGCGCTGGACGCGGCGCGCCTCGACGAGGGCCCGGCGCGCGACGCCGTACGCCGGCTCGTGCGCGAGATCGAACCCGCCGCGGGCCTGCTCGCCTTCCTCTACACCGAGAACCAGCTGTTCGAGGGGGAGGGGCAGCACGAGGGCTGGGCCCGGATCGACGACCGTGTCGCGGCCCTCTTCAAACGCGGCCAGGCGGCCGGTGAGTTCCGCATCGACCTCACACCGGCCTGGCTCACCGAGGCTCTTTACGGCCTGCTGGCCTCCGGCGCCTGGGCGGTCTCCGAAGGGCGCGTGGCCGCCAACGACTTCACCTTCATGATCACCGAGCTGCTGCTCGGCGGCGCCCTGCGTCATCCCGAACAACCGAGAGAGGAATCATGA
- a CDS encoding lysophospholipid acyltransferase family protein: MSRFVLIKAVLGPIMRLMFRPQVEGAEHIPGDGPVILAGNHLTFIDSMVLPLVCDRQVFFIGKDEYVTGKGIKGRLMAWFFTGVGMIPVDRDGGRGGVAALMTGRRILDEGKVFGIYPEGTRSPDGRLYRGRTGIARLTLMTGAPVVPFAMIGTDKLQPGGAGLPRPGRVTVRFGQAMEFSRYEGMDRDRYVLRAVTDSVMAEVMRLSGQEYVDMYASKAKEAA; encoded by the coding sequence TTGTCCCGCTTCGTGCTCATCAAGGCAGTGCTCGGACCGATCATGCGCCTGATGTTCCGCCCCCAGGTGGAAGGCGCGGAGCACATTCCGGGCGACGGCCCGGTGATCCTCGCCGGGAACCACCTGACCTTCATCGACTCCATGGTCCTGCCGCTGGTCTGCGACCGGCAGGTGTTCTTCATCGGCAAGGACGAGTACGTCACCGGCAAGGGGATCAAGGGCCGACTGATGGCCTGGTTCTTCACCGGGGTCGGCATGATCCCCGTCGACCGCGACGGCGGCCGGGGCGGGGTCGCCGCCCTGATGACCGGGCGGCGGATCCTGGACGAGGGCAAGGTGTTCGGCATCTACCCCGAGGGGACGCGGTCGCCCGACGGTCGGCTGTACCGGGGGCGGACCGGGATCGCCCGGCTGACGCTGATGACCGGGGCGCCGGTGGTCCCCTTCGCGATGATCGGGACGGACAAGCTCCAGCCGGGCGGGGCGGGGTTGCCCCGGCCGGGGCGGGTCACCGTGCGGTTCGGTCAGGCGATGGAGTTCTCTCGGTACGAGGGGATGGATCGGGACCGGTATGTGCTGCGGGCGGTGACCGACTCGGTGATGGCTGAGGTCATGCGGTTGTCGGGGCAGGAGTATGTGGATATGTACGCGTCAAAGGCCAAGGAAGCGGCTTAG
- a CDS encoding GNAT family N-acetyltransferase, whose translation MGMSVTISVATEQDAEQIFRLQYLCFQSEAALYGNYRIDPLVESLDSVRAEVASDCVFVARLGDEVIGSVRGALDADGTAAIGKLCVHPRLQGHGIGARLLRAAEAALAEERGATRFRLSAGHRSEGNLRLYRRVGYETVGTSQGTDGVPMVVLEKPAEAYATTA comes from the coding sequence ATGGGCATGAGCGTGACCATCTCGGTGGCGACCGAGCAGGACGCCGAGCAGATCTTCAGGCTGCAGTACCTGTGCTTCCAGAGCGAGGCGGCACTGTACGGCAACTACCGCATCGATCCGCTCGTCGAGAGCCTCGACTCCGTCCGCGCGGAGGTCGCCTCGGACTGTGTCTTCGTGGCCAGGCTCGGGGACGAGGTGATCGGCTCCGTGCGCGGCGCCCTCGACGCCGACGGCACCGCCGCCATCGGCAAACTCTGCGTCCACCCGCGCCTCCAGGGCCACGGCATCGGCGCCAGGCTCCTGCGCGCCGCCGAGGCGGCCCTCGCCGAGGAGCGCGGCGCGACCAGGTTCCGCCTCAGCGCGGGCCACCGCAGCGAGGGCAACCTCCGGTTGTACCGCCGGGTGGGCTATGAGACGGTCGGCACCAGCCAGGGCACGGACGGCGTGCCGATGGTGGTGCTGGAGAAGCCGGCGGAGGCGTACGCCACGACGGCGTGA